A single region of the Brassica rapa cultivar Chiifu-401-42 chromosome A03, CAAS_Brap_v3.01, whole genome shotgun sequence genome encodes:
- the LOC103849658 gene encoding (E,E)-geranyllinalool synthase — protein MKLHLTHLDSIVYINTHILPTVHTTLMIKKKHIKLKKFKSKKQKDTMKFENCSSSDLYVLAEEIKKETFELDTFSINPYSFVCASAYDTAWLAMIEDLCGVNTQQPLFRGCIDWILSNQNVVEGLWGNHGDENEGETLTSTLACVVALRKWNIGSLHISKGKRYIERSMERIIGEYCKRGSCPRWLVLMFTGLLELAQQLGLHFFFSTRVKQMINDLFFRRQEILHQELLVDDRCNRQPLLAYLEVLPLTLYAENQEDIIGKLDDLDGSLFQSPSATAAAFMLSRHTKCLAYLQSLLQRCPHGVPQIYPLSEEFMKLSLINIMHNFGLGEYFSKEIDHFLFQIHKSYESEDVERMPIWSKVDQLHKDSLKFRLLRMNGYNVLPGKEIILKCIYTHKYYTITIYFSYKFYAESFCWFLNDEEIQNHLKTNIEHLFLVMLSVYRATDLIFPEESELEKAKEFSRKFLEKNEFMDEKMVSSSHIKHEMSTPWMARLKHLDHRMWIEDRDSNVISIGKASSIRIHADKLTHLASRNFELRQAVYRREMEDLTKWVKKWGLSDIGFGREKTTYCYFAASSSTSLPFESAANVRKLMAKSGILITVADDFFDEEGSPDELEALTEAVLRWEGKELKGYGKIIFKALDNHLKETAETYRNQHGTDITNHFRNIWGETFESWLCEAKWSKKGHIPSMEEYLRNGIISTAAHTIVLPISCLMESSFPQQKLKPGNYDNITTLLMTITRLLNDLQSYQKEREQGKINSVLLNMRSHCSFKIEDSIPYIKKIIESKRREFVEYVLMDELSDLPKPCKDIHMSVCKIFDMFFNKKNRYDSDTEMLQDIKKALYDPVNIRRLS, from the exons ATGAAACTTCATCTCACCCATCTAGACTCTATAGTCTATATAAATACACACATTTTACCAACAGTGCATACTACGCTTATgataaaaaagaaacatattaagctaaaaaaatttaagagcaagaaacaaaaagatACAATGAAGTTCGAGAATTGTTCCTCTTCGGATCTCTACGTTCTAGCGGAGGAGATCAAGAAAGAAACATTTGAATTAGATACCTTTAGTATAAATCCTTACTCATTTGTCTGTGCCTCAGCTTACGACACAGCTTGGCTAGCAATGATAGAAGATCTCTGTGGTGTCAATACTCAACAACCTTTGTTTCGTGGGTGTATAGATTGGATTCTGAGCAATCAGAACGTTGTTGAGGGATTGTGGGGTAATCACGGAGATGAAAACGAAGGTGAAACTCTCACTTCGACACTCGCTTGTGTTGTAGCACTTCGCAAATGGAACATTGGAAGTCTTCATATCAGCAAAG GAAAGAGATATATCGAAAGAAGTATGGAGAGGATTATTGGGGAATATTGTAAGAGGGGCTCTTGTCCTCGTTGGCTCGTCCTTATGTTCACTGGACTCCTCGAGCTTGCTCAACAACTTGGCTTACACTTTTTTTTCTCTACTCGAGTTAAGCAAATGATCAACGACTTATTCTTCCGACGTCAAGAGATTCTCCACCA GGAATTGCTCGTTGATGACCGTTGCAACCGGCAGCCTTTACTTGCATACCTCGAAGTATTACCATTGACATTATACGCTGAAAATCAAGAAGACATCATTGGGAAACTCGATGATTTAGATGGCTCTTTGTTTCAATCACCTTCAGCAACTGCAGCAGCGTTTATGCTCTCACGCCATACAAAATGTCTGGCTTATCTGCAATCTCTACTTCAGAGATGCCCTCATGGAG TGCCACAAATTTACCCCCTGAGTGAAGAATTCATGAAGCTCTCTTTGATCAATATAATGCACAACTTCGGGTTAGGAGAGTACTTCAGTAAAGAGattgatcattttctttttcaaattcacAA GAGCTATGAAAGCGAGGATGTTGAGAGAATGCCGATATGGTCAAAAGTAGATCAGTTGCACAAAGACTCCCTCAAATTTCGATTGTTAAGGATGAACGGCTACAATGTTTTACCTGGTAAAGAAATAATTCTCAAgtgtatatatacacacaaataTTATACAATCACTATTTACTTTTCATACAAATTTTATGCAGAGAGCTTTTGCTGGTTCTTGAATGACGAAGAAATCCAAAATCATCTAAAGACAAACATTGAACATTTATTCTTAGTGATGCTTAGTGTTTACAGAGCAACTGATCTCATATTTCCAGAAGAGTCTGAGCTCGAAAAAGCAAAAGAATTTTCGCGGAAATTCCTTGAGAAAAATGAATTTATGGATGAAAAAATGGTTTCGAGTTCTCACATTAAACATGAAATGAGTACTCCATGGATGGCTAGACTCAAGCATCTTGATCATAGGATGTGGATTGAGGACAGGGATTCAAATGTTATCTCAATTGGAAAAGCCTCTTCGATTCG TATACATGCTGACAAGCTTACTCATCTTGCTTCGAGGAATTTTGAACTTCGACAAGCTGTATACAGACGTGAGATGGAGGACTTGACAAA GTGGGTGAAGAAATGGGGACTTAGCGATATCGGATTTGGAAGAGAGAAGACAACGTATTGTTACTTTGCAGCTTCATCAAGTACCTCGTTGCCCTTTGAATCTGCAGCTAATGTTCGTAAGCTTATGGCAAAAAGTGGCATTCTTATCACAGTTGCTGATGATTTCTTCGATGAAGAAGGTTCTCCTGATGAGTTAGAAGCTCTTACTGAAGCTGTGCTAAG ATGGGAAGGAAAAGAGCTGAAAGGTTACGGCAAGATCATATTCAAAGCACTTGATAATCATCTAAAAGAGACCGCTGAGACTTACCGTAACCAACACGGGACCGACATAACAAACCATTTTCGCAACATC TGGGGAGAAACATTTGAGTCGTGGTTATGTGAAGCCAAATGGAGTAAGAAGGGGCACATACCGTCGATGGAAGAATATCTTCGAAACGGAATAATTTCAACCGCAGCACACACCATTGTTCTTCCCATTTCATGTCTCATGGAATCTAGTTTTCCCCAACAAAAACTCAAACCCGGAAATTACGATAACATAACAACATTGCTCATGACCATTACCCGACTCCTTAATGATCTACAGAGTTACCAG AAAGAGCGAGAACAAGGCAAGATCAATTCCGTGCTGCTCAACATGAGGAGTCATTGTAGTTTTAAGATAGAGGACTCGATTCCTTATATCAAAAAGATCATTGAATCGAAGAGGAGAGAATTTGTGGAGTATGTCCTAATGGATGAACTCAGTGATTTGCCTAAACCGTGCAAAGATATACACATGTCTGTTTGCAAAATTTTTGATATGTTTTTTAACAAGAAGAACCGTTATGATTCGGACACGGAGATGCTTCAAGACATTAAGAAGGCTCTTTACGACCCCGTTAACATTCGTAGACTCTCCTAG